CCGGCATTGGTATTAAGGGAACCCGAACTAATTAAATCTGCGTTAATTAAAGACTTTAATCGTTTCTCTAACCGATACGGTCGTTCTGATCCACATGGTGACACGCTTGGTTCACAAAATCTATTCTTTGTGCAATCCGGAATGGAAGGAAATTCGCACTAAACTGACGCCCGTCTTTACCAGtggaaaattaaaagcaatgtATCCTCTCATGCAGGAGGTAAGTGAGTCCATGGATCGCTGCATAATTTCGCTTGCTAAATGCTCTTTTTATAGATAGCTGCCGACTTGGAGTCACATTTGGCAAGACATAATCCGGGCCAgactaaaaaatacatttcggATTTGAAGGATATTTGCTCTAGGTTTACAATGGACTCTATATCTGCCATTGCGTTTGGGGTAAATGCTGATAGCTTGCAAAATCCAAAGGGGGAGTTTTATGAGCAGGGGCGCAAAGTCCTCACGGCGACGCTTTTGCGCAGCAAGGACTTCTTTGTGGCTTTCTTTCTACCGAAGCTGGTTTCGTTGTTTCGCATCAGGTTCTTCACACGAGAATATTCCGACTTTATACGAAACACCATCAATCATGTGATGGAGGAACGGGAGCGCACAGCGACTATACGAAATGATCTCATTGATGTATTGGTTGGTTTGCGAAAGGAGGCTGCCGAGGATCCCACGAAACCACATTTAGCCAGAAAGAAGGACTTTCTGGTTGCTCAGGCAGGTGTCTTCGTTACCGCCGGCTTTGAGACATCCTCGTCGGCCATGTCGTTTGGTCTGATGGAGCTGGCCAAACAGCCGGAGTTGCAGAAGCGTCTGAGAAACGAAATCCATGAAGCACTGCAGAAGGATGGCGGAAAACTAACCTACGAGACAATCACCTCGTTGGAATATCTTGGCATGGTGGTGGATGAGGTACTTCGTATGTATCCTGTGCTGCCTTTTCTCGATCGTGAATATATGAGCATTAAGGGTACGCCGGATCTATCCCTGAAGCCTTACTACGACTACACACTGGAGGCTGGCATACCAGTCTTTATACCCGTCTATGGCTTACAGCGTGACCCTAAAGTGAGTTAGACTGTATTATTACAATAATCAAATCTAATTGATTACATGTTATTTACAGTACTGGCGAAATCCGAATGAGTTTGACCCGGAACGCTTTTCGCCTGAAAATCGCAAGACAATTAACGCAATGGCTTATCAGCCATTTGGCTTGGGACCACACAATTGCATTGGCAGTCGAATCGGGCTGCTGCAAGCCAAGCTGGGCTTGGTTCACTTTCTTAAGAATCACTACGTACGCACCTGCTCCGAAACCGTAGAGGATATTGAATTTGATCCGAATACTTTTGTTCTCCAACTAAAGAAGGGACTTTACCTTGAAATTGTTAACGATAAGCTCTACGATGATAGTACTAAGAATTTTATATGATTCGTTTCGCTAATAAGTACattcaacatatttttataactcTAATGAATTGTGCAATATTAAATCTTTAAGACCAAAATCTGTCAAATATTTGAGCAGTAGTTTCTTGAAGTAGACATTAAATCCAAGAACAATTGAGTGAAGATTGAATAGAATGCAATTGTTGGTCTTTTCGACTTGTGAGTTGACGTCGATGTTCAATTtcgattattttattatataagaataatgtaaacaacaatttaagtaGAGCTTGCACACGATTAAAACCGTTTTATATATTACATGATTAAGTGCTTTTTAATCTGTAGCCCGGGGATGCCTTTGTCTCATCATCAAATTGCTGCGACAAGTGATGTGATTGAACATTATAGAATCGGATCATTTTCGAAATTTGATCGCGTGACTTGAAGTGTTTTCGAAGTGgcatatatgtaaatgaaagATCGATTTGCTATTAAGCAAAATGATAATTGAACTACTTATTATGAAAGCAActattatttgtattacatTGTCCAATTCCTGTTCTGTTTTAACAATGAGGTGGCTGCTAAGTATTATCAGATGACCATTTGTATTAACTGCCAGATCTCAACAATTGTTTTGACTGCCGCCGTTCCCGAAAATATTAACTCTTTCATTCTCAATATAAGCGATTGTCTATCCTAATACCAATCCTAATACCCTATCTTAATTATCCACTTCAAGCAATggtcattgaaatatttaaataaaataaaagaataatgaaaaattatatcGATTGTGAAACctaattgaatataattaagaCTTAAACTTAGTattcgaaataaaatatttaaaggcAAAATATAAACTCAGTGTCTGGAGTATTTCTAAGAGCAGAATTCTAGAAATACCAATGATGATTTGCAACTAGTTCAAAATATTGTGCATTTATTTGGCGgtcaattgaattgtttttactttaaaagAGCCCAGTTATAATTGGCATATAGCATTTAGTTAGGCTCTAAAGTCAAGCTAAGTGGAgttgttttgtatatagtagtatatatgtatgtgtataccGCATTGCAGTGCTTCGATCAAGCCACACGCGAATCTTCGATCACAATGTATTTCTAAAGATGTCAACGCAAATTCTGgtagcaaaaataatttaaattgacatCTCACGCGAGTTCCCAAGTCAGTTGCAAGTGAATCGCTGACTGGTAAAATTTGTACAAAAACAATCCTCTAGAGCTACGTCGAGttcaagtccaagtccaagtaaGTTGCTAGACTCCTAGAGAATCACGTACAAGTCGTACATGTAAGCCGCCTTTAGCCTGAGTAATGATAGCTTTGGGATCGAGTTTCATGCGTCGCTGAGTGCGCTCTGATGTGGTCACTAGATGATTGCGCAGCATGTAGACTAGACCCACCTTAGCCTGCAGAAAGCCAAAACGCTCACCAATACAGCCATGAGGCCCCAAGCCGAAGGGCATGTAGATGTAGGGGTTAATAAGTTTGCGGTTTTCGGGGGAGAAACGTTCCGGTTTGAATTGACGAGGCTGGGGAAAGTACTGAAAAAGGAGAAGGGGAAATAGGATATCGAGTACAAGAAGAGAAGTGGTGGATTGATATCTTACCTGAGGATCCATGTGCAGAGCATAGGCAGGAATATAGATGGGCATGCCTTTGGGCACATTGAACTCGTGGAATGGCGACAGCGGATAGCCTTGGTCTAGGGTGCACTCGCGATCAAGGAACGGCAATGGTGGATACATGCGCAGCACTTCCTGGAGTATCATGTGCATGTATTCTAAGGACTCAATCAGCTGCTGGGTGATGCGTCCACCACTTGCAATTAAGGCGTCTTTTATCTCTTGACGCAAACGCTGCTGCACCTCCGGATTGCGGGCCAACTCGTACATAGCAAAGGACATCGTGGATGAGGAGGACTCGAAGCCGGCGGTAAAGAAGAGTACTGCTTGGGCAACCAGGATATCGCCCTCGAACACAAATTGATCCGACCTGCCAtctgctttggctttttgtgTGCTTCTCTTAAAATCAATGAGTAGGTCGATCAGATCGTTGCGGGTTTGATTCGATCTCTCCCTTTCGGCCATTACATAATTGATGGTGTTGCGCAGGAACTTGGTGGCCTCGGCTGGCACCACCTTAAAGCCCAGATGAGGCACCATTTGTGGCATAAAGAACACCAAAGTAAACTCCGCGGCACGCTTTAAGCTGAACTGAAAAACTGCGCGACCATGACGACGAAACTCACTATTGGGCTGTGTGAAGCTATTGGCCTGCACTCCGTATGCCACCGTCGCAATCACATCTGTAGTGAACAGAGCACACAGCTCCTTGGCCTCCAGATCGAAACATCGCATGCGTTCATTGTGCAGCGGCTGTTGTCGCAGATATGCATCCAGGTTGCAGCCAACTTCATCGATCAGTGGAAGCATGTTTTTCAATCGGTTGCTGGTGAAGAACGGCGACAGCTTCAGACGCACCTCCTTCCATGCTGGATTCTTCAAGAAGAATATGTTCTGTGAACCGAGCGGATCACCTTTATAGTCGGAATTTGAGTACCGATCAGAGAACTTTGGAAAATCCTTGATCATAATTCGTTTAATCAATTCCGGATCccgcaacagcagcgccgGCTTGTGGAACACATGTATGCCCACAAATGGCTTATCCTGCGCATCCGGATGATTATAGAGATCACAAATGAAGTCGGCCGGACTACTCCGCATACTCAGTATTCCGCCTAGATTCCCCAGCAGCATGCAAGGACGCAGCTCCGGCACGCCACGACGTCGCCAATAGGAATAGTGTCGTCTCAACAGGACATAAATTAATGCCAGCAggacaacaaacagcaaaagcagcattCCGAGCGACATCTCTACAGTTTCACGGATCTTGAACAACTGTCTCCAACTAATCGATCACTTTGTGGGTTAGAACTGAAGTTGACTCTCAAATGAGAGATTTCGATCAGGGATCACCCACGGGTCACTTCTCTTTTGTGACTGAATGGTGGTGCTTTTGTTACCTCGCTCATTTAAGAATATAAGAGAAGTGAGGTTAAGTTGGGGCTGTGTTTAATGTAGAAAACATTATAGGGATGTAAATGtccaaaaatgtaaataagtttatataaaaaagtgctaaaacacaaaacaaatgcaaatatgtattacgtatgtacatatgtatgtatgtacatacatgtgtcGGAGAGTAAGTAATGCAGATTCAGCACATTGTCACTGCGCAGCTGTACGTGCGTCTCGGCACATTGACAATGCCTAGTTGTAGGTGCACTTTGGCACATTGACACTGCGTTGTTGTAAGTATGCATGTTAATATTGCATCATCCTTTATGTGTACTGTGATTGGTTGTCTGCATTTTGTAGCTTTGAGAAGAGTCGTTAATGCGGGGCGACAGCGAGTCGTCGCCGAGTGTGGTTGGATGAATCAGACGTAGACATAAAGTCGATCGAGAGGGCAGTGTGCTCTAGAATTCGCCTGTGAAAGCATCGGGACGCGCTTCGCTGAAATGGACAATCAAGCTTCGGCAGAACAAACTtcgacatacatatgtatgcatatgttcAGTACTGTAAGTACTCAACATACAAGAATACAGAATAtgacgtacatacatacatatgtacatatcgaCGACATTATTAGACCAtgtgttttaataaatttatgttttaaatatagaaaaattcaGCTGAAGCCAGTAATAATATAAAGTAGAGATCTGATGTAGCAATACaacattataatttttataccacGAAAGTATGTGAAATAAGCTATCATTATTTCTGAGTTGcgaatacacatatatacatacatacaaagcTATACTTATTTATTCACAGTTGTCATGCTACCTTTATGGATGTATCTGCTGGTTCTTATAGCGCTCATCAGCTATCTACGCTTGCTGCACTCTTATCGCTACTTTCGACGGCACAATTTGCCCTATTTGCCGGTCTCCTTCTGGACGCCTTTAGGGCATTTGAAGAAGCTGCTGTTTCTGCGCATATCCTTTGGAGACCTCTTTGAAAAAATTTATGCCAATGAGCGTATTAGGGAGGAGAAGTGCGCTGGTTTCTTTATCTTTCAGACGCCCGCACTCATTCTAAGGGATCCAAAGCTAATACACCTTGTGCTGATCAAACAATTCGATAGCTTCTTGAATCGCTATGAAGCCGCTGATGCTGTTAATGATGTGATGGGATCACTCACTCTCCCTTTGGCCAAGTACCATCATTGGCGGGAGAGTCGTCAGTGCATGTCCCAACTGTTTACCAGCGGTCGGATGAAAAATCACATGTACCCACTGTTACAGCAAGTGTTACAAGATCTGGAGCTACATCTCCAGCGGAAAATGGGTGCAGAAACGCAGCGTGTGCTCCCGCTTGGCGAAATGTGCCAACTATATACAACAGATGTAACGGGTAAGCTCTTCTACAGCTCAGATGTGGGTGGACTGCGGTATGGTTATTCTCCACTGCGACAAGAGGCAAAGAAACTCTTTAAGCCCAGCTTGATGAAGGTGTTGCATTTTATGAGCATCTTCTTTCTGCCCCACTGGGCGGCACATTGGCGTGCTAAGGTGTTTTCCAAGCAGTATTCGAAGTTCATGAGACAGCTTGTGTCTCGGCACTCTGATCACCATCAAGGTGATCTTATCCATCTGTtaaagcaactgcaacttaaTCGACCCCACAATCATTATGTTCAGCACGCTGATTTCATTGCCTCCCAGGCTGGAATTATTTTGCTAGCAGGATTTGAGACATCCTCCGCACTGCTGGGATTCACTCTCTATGAACTGGCCAAGCAGCCGCTATTGCAGCAGCGGCTAAGAGAAGAGTTGGGCAAGGCCTTTCGCGAAGCTTCCCACTCAAAGTTAAGCTATGAAATGGCAGTTTCATTGCCGTACTTGAAGATGATTTGCCTGGAGGCATTGCGTCTGTATCCCGCCGCCGCCTTTATCAATCGTGAGTGCACGACAAACCAAAGTGAAGGATTCTCCCTGCAACCACATGTGGACTTTGTGATACCCGCAGGCATGCCAGCTTATATCTCCATATTAGGGTTGCACCGCGATGCCAAGGTAagtcttaaatatatttctaatccTAACTGGAACTTTTTCAATTGCAGTACTGGCCCAATCCTCTGCACTTCGATCCAGAACGATTTGCCCCGGAGCGGCTAAAGAGCATTGTGCCCATGACGTATATTCCCTTTGGAGCTGGTCCACATGGCTGCATTGGAAGTCGTCTCGGTATGTTGCAACTTAAGTTGGGTGTTGCCCAAATTTTAAGATTGCATCGTGTGGAGATCTGTGAGAAAACTGTGCCCAACATTCGCTTTAATCCGAAAACATTTATGCTGGAGTCCATGGACGAGATATACTTACGATTCTGTAGAGATCCTTGCTAAATACACTATATTTACGTTACACTATATTAcgttataaataaactatttacaAACTTTTTACAGTCATGTCTAACTTCACATTTCAGCTATGAAAATCGAAAGTTTGCGAAATTACCAGACATGCAAGGCCAAAGTATTACGATAGTAAATAGTAGCTACTTACACAATAAAAAAGCTTAATAActcaattattataaatacaattcgAAGTGATACAATCGACTGGAATTCAATGTAAGATACTAGGCTCAGTATGTATCTAGAGTGTCATACGAGTGAAAGAATATAGCGTAATATCAAGAGGTACTTCAAATTATCAGAATGGAAAGAAAACCGTTttcaaataactttttttaatttataatgtgcAGCTAAATTTgtcttcaataattttatatataaaataagcaagttattacaaaatataaatattaaaatttaattgcatttcaattccaatttcgatataaaatatgcatataaacaTTATATATTGTCTCAATGTTAATACCCTAGCTCCTAGGTGTTTAATCAGTGTTGTTTGTGATTTTCTACCGTTCCCAACTGATCCTAAATgagaaatttaaatgtagaGCCAGAGTGTACAATCTGAAGCCCCATCAATATTTGGGATGAATGCGCGCGATTGAAATATAACCTCatattagttatttattcGGATTTACAATTCAGATGCACAATTTTTGTTGACGAAAATAGTTTCTACATAATTCCTCCTTAATTGGTTTGATCCAGCTTGTTAAGTTTTTCCTCGATATCCTTGATGCGACAACGAACCTCGGGTGCGGAGTCGCGTTGAAACTTTTAGATTCATTTCAAAGTTTTGCTTAAGCAGGTTAAGAGTTGTCTGATCTCGTTTCGGGCTCAGACGTTTGATGAGCATCAACACAATGTTGAGGGCTTCCTTTTTGAGACCTGTATGGGGTACACCAGCTGCAAGAGTGACAGCGGCTAGGACATCACTGCAGATCTTCTGAACGATAGCCTCGCGTGTTTGCAGCGGCGGTGGCGCATCTGTTTTAGGTTTCTTCTCCAGGTTTTTGCGTTCAACTGGCATCTCGGGTAGCTTGGCTGTTTCCTCGAAGATATACAGACGCTCCACGTACTTGGTGAGAGCGGCCAAGAGACTGACTTGAACGGGACGTGTACTCTCGCTAAGTATACTGGTGCAGTTCTCAGCAAAGAAAAGCTGATATCTGTGTTGTGTTATAATGGCATGCTTTGGCCACGATTTGCCTAGCGTTTCCCAAACTACTTCTTTTAGCTTGTTCAGTGTCTGAGCCTTCTTATTCCTTTCATCTGCGGTCAATTCTTTTTtggctgtgctgctgctgggctcatcatcgtcgtcggaATCAGCGGAGCGAAGCTCCTTTTTCTCCAATAGATACCAGATCATATCATACACCTCTTCGAAACGATCCGCCTCCAGCACATCCAAAATATCTCCCAACGCAGGCAATGCCATTGTTCGATAGAGTGGTTCCTGTTTACGTGCTTCACGCATTGCGGCTTCAATTATGTTGCCGCATATATCGTGCTGGCGATCGAGATTCTTGCAAAGTGCGGCCAGAGCTTGAAGCAGACGCTCCTTGCCCTCAAAGGTGCGACCCTGTAAACCGCTGAGCAGAAGTTTAATAAGGCGCACTCGATCTGCCTCCTCTAATGAACTGCTCAGGCGTGTGGCAATATTCTGTATGACATTGGCCGCCTGAGCCTTGCGCGACCAGCTAGCATCAGTCAGCGACGATTCCAGCTTGGGTATGATTACATGCAAGTTTAGACGAATGCCAGCATCGCCGGGACTAATGTCATTCCACAGATCCTTCCAAAGTTCAATGTTAGCCTTGTTTTCCTCCGTTTGCTCTTCATGCATGCCAAAGAAGATGAGCGGCAACATGCAGTCCATGTAATCCTTAAGCAGTTCATGGTGACGTTTATTTATGGATTGTATGGTCAACGGAATCGATCTATTGGTTGGTTGCTCCATGTACAGATCATCCAGTTTGccaaaaagatttttaattgattgctcctaaaaatttaaatagaaaatttgtttttattgcatatcAAGAGGAAGTTACCAGGGTCCTACCTTGGCCAAACCTACGAGATGGCCAATAGCGCTGGCATTGTATTTGCGGACTGTTATATTCCGATCCTTGAGTCCGCTGAAACAAGCACCCAGATATTTTCCTACCAACGGTGTCATTTCTTTGCCCAATCGAATGCTGATCTGAAAGAGTATCGACGACGTTAAATGTGTGATAATAGACTGTCTAGAAGATTGCACACTTACCAAGCACACAAAATGTGCGCAACCAATTTTGGTGCCTAGATTAATGCTGGTCTTAATCAGTTCCAGCAACTCGGGTGTCATTCGCTCTAGCACTTGGTAGTCAATGAATCTCACACACTTGTTGATCGTCTCCATGGTATGATGGGATTTGGCAGCCTCCGCACGCAAGCTGTCAACGGCTTCTTGTGCTTCATTATCAGCACCCAGACGGGTAGATACATAGGATAATTTTGTGTTCTCCAGTTCGCCTGTAGCTCGCAGAAGACATGGTATAAGCGTGGCAAGATGTGGGGCAATTAGGGCTCCAGAGGAGTCAATCATATCTGAGATGGTCTTAATGCTGACTTTGCGAATGTCGGCAACCTTGTGACCCACACCTACTTCCAATAAATAGGGTAGAattgaggcagcaacagctgtgCCCGACTTGCCATGCTCCAAGGATGatgccaacacacacagcttGCCGAGAAAGGCGGCTGTTCCATGGGCGGTCATGCGGGTGCCTTCGTGAATATCATCCATAACACGGAATAGCTGATACCAAAGTTCCCTTAGCTCTGGTTCTGGTAGTTCATCCACCTCCATGGTCTCGGGTGTCACACGCCGTGGACTATTCGTGACAGCTGTTGATGCAACGATTGGCAGTTGCTCTTCGGTACGAAGACGCAGCCCATTTGGACGCTTCAGCAGATCTCGAACAGCCAGACAACATGCGATGCGCACGCGCCACTCGGTGCATGTTAAATTATCGAGTAGTTCTCGCAGGATTTCCCAATAGTATTGCTCGGTTATCTCCTTGGAGTCAATGACAATGGTGTCCCATATGGATATCATGGAGTTCTGTATTTTGGGCGTGGGATCATATTTGTAACGATAAAGGCGCGGTATAATTTTGCCCAGATATGGCTGCATCTTCTGACGCGACTCCGCTGAAAGCGTCTTCAACCCAAATGCAGCCCCCAATTTACTGGTCCATGCGGCATTATGGTTGGCCAGCTGCATGAACTGATATATCATGTCCGGTTGATTCAGATCTGATGCCAGGGAACACAGTTCTTTATAAGTGGTAATATTGCCACCCGTTGGTGTCTTGCCTAGCATGCCTTCGGCAAACAGTTCTGTGTCGCCCGATACTTGGTTCACTTGTCGCTTTCCCCCGATGAGCTGATCGAGCAAAGAGTTCGCTAGATCAGTTTGGCTGTTTGAATCCGAGAGCGCATATACAAGGCCCAAGCCACGTGAAGCAACATCCTGTACGAATTCTGTAAATGCAaacaagtatatataataaataacgTAGCTACGCTGAATTTTCTGCACTTACCGCTGTCGTCAGAGAGCAGCTCGGTAAAGGCAAATTGCAGCAGTTGTTTCTTGCCGAGCACAGCGGGTCGGTTGCTGCAGTGTTTAACCACCGCCAACAGCCATACAGAAATGGCCTGCCGCGATTGAGGATTGGGTTCGGTGACCAGGCGTATTAACGCAGTCAGAAACTGTTCAAAGTCCACATCGCTGCAATGTATATTCTGGAAAGTCTCAGACGGCGGTCCCCGATTCACATCGTAGCCACACAAAGTAATAACAATGGCCTCTGAGATGGCAATGTTCAATGCCGCATCTTTTTGCACTTTGGCCAAGGTTAAGAATTTGTCCAGATTGCGCTTAGTAAAGTGTGCACCATCGCCAATTGCCAAATAGCCCAAGCACTTTGCCGCTTCCTCGCGAATCTTCTGTCGGGCTGAGGTGCTGCGCAGCAGCTGGAAGACGACGCCAAAGATGATCATTTTGGTGGATGCCTCAATGCTCTTATACTCGGCCAACTcctcgtcgtcatcatcatcgttgttgctgcactGTACTTGGATTTCCACCTGAACATTCGGTATCTCCACCGACTTGCCAATCATCGAAGTACACTTTACAGCCGCGGATACAAGAAGCCATCGTGTATCACAAAGCATTTTTGCTACAAAATTGTGGAGAATTTTAGGCATTGTTCTTGAAATTATGTAATTCACTTACCAATAACTTTCACAGCGTTAATAAATTCAGTCCATTGGCCATAATCTTTTCGAATTTTCTGTTCGTTTAAATGTTCGATTTTGCGATTGAAAGCATGTCCCAACACTAGGAGCCAACCATGCTTGTGCTCTAAGGTTCTTTGTGGCAGATTGGATAAGCAATCCTTCACCTCCTGATCGAACTTATCGTCCTGCATTCCATAAGCCCACAATATGCCATAGACCTGGGCGACATTAATCCGCATTACTTCGGAGACATCCTTCAGTGAATTGCTCAATGGTTCAAGCAGATGCAGTTGCTTGGATGCAAATAGCTCGGGAGCAGCATTCAATAGATCATAAAGACAAAGCAGACTCGATTCCGCTGCGAAGtgcaacaaatattaaatgtggTTCGTAATAAGACCAATTTAAAACTTACTTCGCTTAGCTTCGACGCCACGCTGCACGAATTGCATATATTGATGCAGTGCATTGGTCTCTTCCTCGTCATAGTTAGTCTTTATGTAGTTGCGAAGCTCGCGCGTGTATTTCTCATCGCCAGGAGCAGCCACAACACCCGCCGAGTACCATAAGCATAGGCGGAGATAGTCAAGTATCTCTTCGTATACTTCCAGAGTGTAGGGTAGTTTGGTGCGACCGACTACAACGCATGAAGTGCTCTTTTTCAGCCTCTTATTGGACATGTCGTGTACATGGGCCATCAGCACAGGGAAGCTGGGCAGCACAACACGCCGCTGCTCCATCGACAGATGATTAAAGTCACTAATGGACTCGGTGTCGTGTTTAACTGTCTGATCAATAGAGGTAAGCATGCTGTAGTTGACATGATCTTTCTTCGAAGTGCCGTACAAATAAGTGGTCACATTCTCGCGCAACGAATTTCTGCAAGTTAAGGATTATTAATctaaaaacattttctcgGCTACCAAAACTCTTACCGTTCGCCAGCGATGAGGAGCAGCAAGTAACGAGCAGGAGCATAGAATTCTGGATAGCAGCTGGTTAGAAAGACACTGGTCacattttgcacaatttgtaTCTTCGACTCGGCATTGTCCAACAGCATGGCCAACAATAGATGCTGTTGTCCATCCAGATGCACCTCCGATGGATCGCCATCCACGTCCATGGCATCGGATTTGGTCTTTGTTTTCCACGCAAACGCTGGAGCCATTGATACTAGTGCTTCGCGTATCGAGCTATGCAGATTGGCCTCGCAATTCGCCAGATTATTGAAGTAGCCCAATACCAACTTTAGGTCCTGGCTGACATCTTGTGGGAAGCTACGCGCGTGCTGTGCCAAAGCTGAATACGCAGCATTCTGCACATCATTGGGCTCCACAGAGTCACGACCAATAACTTTTGTGATGCCTGTGAGTATCACCTTGGAAACCTTAGAAACCACTTCGCGGGGTCCACTGAAATTAAGTGAATGGTCAGCAATGCAGTCAGGGAATATATATTACACTTCATTTATACTTACTCTTTGAGCACAAGTTCCACAAATTGTAGCGCCAACACCTTGCACTTTTGATTGGTATTGGTGCCAAAGAGTCCATCAAATATCACCTGGAGACCCTTGCCTACATTAATGCTCTTGCCCCGACATTTAATCAGATACTGCAACAGTTTCTGACGCACACGGGCGCAACATGGACGCGTTTGGCGCTCCGTTATCGGATTCTGCTGGCCAATGAAGAGCGTATAGAGAGCTGAGGTCACAGCTGGATTATTAAAGTCCAGCATTGTGCAAAGCTTGCTCAGCTCAGCGATGGCGGGCGTCGCCACACTAAAGCGCGTGTCCGCAGATGCAACGACGAGGAGCACAAAGATTTCGTTATCACTAAATACACTGGCACACAGGAAGCGCACAATTCCCTTTTTGATCTTCTCCAGTTCCTCGGCTCGCCAATTGTTCGCAATGACGCGCTTGAAACTATATGGACTGAGACCGGGTGGTACATCCTGTTCCTGTGTAATGCCGTATGGCAACAATAGGACATCCTGCAACAAGGACAAGAAACTGGCTC
This is a stretch of genomic DNA from Drosophila albomicans strain 15112-1751.03 chromosome 3, ASM965048v2, whole genome shotgun sequence. It encodes these proteins:
- the LOC117566961 gene encoding proteasome-associated protein ECM29 homolog: MHWQHCQTLNKKRKISKMETAGPGAEIELLERVLLRLGNADTDEKLETTVGKFLTPVILKINSPDNVVRTKVVEVLTHIKRRVTSRGQVQIPVEALLDQYAAPDSTTFLKNFAIIFISMGFPRLPLETQAALAAKIVGCESKMENYQDKLFTLLLPILSDMKIPDDPAQRAELLKLKDKPAIRASFLSLLQDVLLLPYGITQEQDVPPGLSPYSFKRVIANNWRAEELEKIKKGIVRFLCASVFSDNEIFVLLVVASADTRFSVATPAIAELSKLCTMLDFNNPAVTSALYTLFIGQQNPITERQTRPCCARVRQKLLQYLIKCRGKSINVGKGLQVIFDGLFGTNTNQKCKVLALQFVELVLKDGPREVVSKVSKVILTGITKVIGRDSVEPNDVQNAAYSALAQHARSFPQDVSQDLKLVLGYFNNLANCEANLHSSIREALVSMAPAFAWKTKTKSDAMDVDGDPSEVHLDGQQHLLLAMLLDNAESKIQIVQNVTSVFLTSCYPEFYAPARYLLLLIAGERNSLRENVTTYLYGTSKKDHVNYSMLTSIDQTVKHDTESISDFNHLSMEQRRVVLPSFPVLMAHVHDMSNKRLKKSTSCVVVGRTKLPYTLEVYEEILDYLRLCLWYSAGVVAAPGDEKYTRELRNYIKTNYDEEETNALHQYMQFVQRGVEAKRTESSLLCLYDLLNAAPELFASKQLHLLEPLSNSLKDVSEVMRINVAQVYGILWAYGMQDDKFDQEVKDCLSNLPQRTLEHKHGWLLVLGHAFNRKIEHLNEQKIRKDYGQWTEFINAVKVIAKMLCDTRWLLVSAAVKCTSMIGKSVEIPNVQVEIQVQCSNNDDDDDEELAEYKSIEASTKMIIFGVVFQLLRSTSARQKIREEAAKCLGYLAIGDGAHFTKRNLDKFLTLAKVQKDAALNIAISEAIVITLCGYDVNRGPPSETFQNIHCSDVDFEQFLTALIRLVTEPNPQSRQAISVWLLAVVKHCSNRPAVLGKKQLLQFAFTELLSDDSEFVQDVASRGLGLVYALSDSNSQTDLANSLLDQLIGGKRQVNQVSGDTELFAEGMLGKTPTGGNITTYKELCSLASDLNQPDMIYQFMQLANHNAAWTSKLGAAFGLKTLSAESRQKMQPYLGKIIPRLYRYKYDPTPKIQNSMISIWDTIVIDSKEITEQYYWEILRELLDNLTCTEWRVRIACCLAVRDLLKRPNGLRLRTEEQLPIVASTAVTNSPRRVTPETMEVDELPEPELRELWYQLFRVMDDIHEGTRMTAHGTAAFLGKLCVLASSLEHGKSGTAVAASILPYLLEVGVGHKVADIRKVSIKTISDMIDSSGALIAPHLATLIPCLLRATGELENTKLSYVSTRLGADNEAQEAVDSLRAEAAKSHHTMETINKCVRFIDYQVLERMTPELLELIKTSINLGTKIGCAHFVCLISIRLGKEMTPLVGKYLGACFSGLKDRNITVRKYNASAIGHLVGLAKEQSIKNLFGKLDDLYMEQPTNRSIPLTIQSINKRHHELLKDYMDCMLPLIFFGMHEEQTEENKANIELWKDLWNDISPGDAGIRLNLHVIIPKLESSLTDASWSRKAQAANVIQNIATRLSSSLEEADRVRLIKLLLSGLQGRTFEGKERLLQALAALCKNLDRQHDICGNIIEAAMREARKQEPLYRTMALPALGDILDVLEADRFEEVYDMIWYLLEKKELRSADSDDDDEPSSSTAKKELTADERNKKAQTLNKLKEVVWETLGKSWPKHAIITQHRYQLFFAENCTSILSESTRPVQVSLLAALTKYVERLYIFEETAKLPEMPVERKNLEKKPKTDAPPPLQTREAIVQKICSDVLAAVTLAAGVPHTGLKKEALNIVLMLIKRLSPKRDQTTLNLLKQNFEMNLKVSTRLRTRGSLSHQGYRGKT